TCTCTTTTGCCCGCTAAAGATATGGACGGCATCACAGATGGCTCTCTCGCCGCGGTCTTTGTCGGAAGCGACGGCGGCTATGCGCCCTGCACGGCCGCCTCCTGCCTGGAACTGCTGAAATACAACAACATTCCCATCTCAGGCCGCCGCGCCGTGGTGGTAGGGCGCAGCCTCGTCATTGGCAAGCCCGTCTCCATGCTGCTGCTGGGCGAAAACGCAACCGTCACCACCTGCCACAGCCGCTCAAAAAATCTTCACGCAATTTGCAAAGAGGCGGATATTCTGGTGGTTGCGGCCGGCAAGGCCGGCATGATTGGCGCGGAGTGTGCCAGAGAGGGGCAGGTTGTGCTGGACGTAGGCATACATGTGGACGACGGCGGCAACATCTGCGGCGACACGCGCTTCTCCGAGGTTGAGCCCATCGTGGAGGCCATCAGCCCCGTCCCCGGCGGAGTTGGGGCCGTCACCACCGCCATCCTTGCCGGCAACGTCATAGCCGCGGCGGAGAAAACGCTGGAATGTGGCGCGCACAGCCTTTGATATTCTGACCTGACCCGCTTGAGGCTGAAAACTCCGTGCGCCGTTTCTTGAAATACCGGCGCACGGAGGCAGCGTCCCCCCCCCCCCCGCGTTGGCGCCGTATGGGAGTATAACGCGAGCTTCAAAACCTCCATGCGCCGGTTATATTTGCGGCGCTT
The nucleotide sequence above comes from Cloacibacillus sp.. Encoded proteins:
- a CDS encoding tetrahydrofolate dehydrogenase/cyclohydrolase catalytic domain-containing protein, giving the protein MAALLKGAETAKALTEKLQIKASRLRARGVTPCLAIVRVGAREDDLSYERSALKRCDKVGISVRQVILPESVPQDKLLAEMHALNQDDKIHGVLIFRPLPRHIDGEAVRASLLPAKDMDGITDGSLAAVFVGSDGGYAPCTAASCLELLKYNNIPISGRRAVVVGRSLVIGKPVSMLLLGENATVTTCHSRSKNLHAICKEADILVVAAGKAGMIGAECAREGQVVLDVGIHVDDGGNICGDTRFSEVEPIVEAISPVPGGVGAVTTAILAGNVIAAAEKTLECGAHSL